A genome region from Fusarium musae strain F31 chromosome 5, whole genome shotgun sequence includes the following:
- a CDS encoding hypothetical protein (EggNog:ENOG41~CAZy:CE3) gives MATPILPAVALPNIRVLPLGDSITKGTGSTGLVGYRLPLRQKILKQGVKVNMVGTLKNGNMVDGHHEGHSGKMLADINGYWQKPIQARPNVVLIHAGTNNMDQGKDLDIAASILADIVDGIFKVAPDVTICLAPVIWANDKKMQANTDKFNPQVRSLISARQKKGKHILEVPIDIKKEDLGDSKHPNDDGYEKMANAWLKTILEADKKGWLKMPVKMSPEDAPGTGLGA, from the coding sequence ATGGCAACGCCCATTTTGCCGGCCGTTGCTCTTCCCAACATCCGGGTTCTACCACTGGGCGACTCCATCACAAAGGGCACTGGCTCAACAGGCTTAGTTGGATACCGTCTCCCATTGCGACAAAAGATTTTGAAGCAAGGCGTCAAAGTCAACATGGTTGGGACATTGAAGAACGGCAACATGGTAGACGGACACCACGAGGGTCACAGTGGAAAAATGCTAGCCGACATCAACGGCTATTGGCAAAAGCCAATCCAAGCTCGTCCTAACGTCGTTCTCATCCACGCCGGCACAAACAACATGGACCAAGGAAAAGATCTCGACATCGCAGCATCCATCCTCGCAGATATCGTCGACGGTATCTTCAAAGTCGCACCAGATGTCACAATCTGTCTCGCGCCAGTGATTTGGGCCAACGATAAGAAGATGCAAGCGAATACAGATAAATTCAACCCTCAAGTGCGGTCACTTATTTCAGCGAGGCAAAAGAAGGGAAAACATATTCTCGAGGTGCCGATCGATATCAAAAAGGAAGATCTCGGCGATTCCAAACATCCGAATGATGATGGTtatgagaagatggcgaatGCTTGGTTGAAGACGATTTTAGAGGCTGATAAGAAGGgttggttgaagatgccTGTTAAGATGAGTCCTGAAGATGCGCCAGGAACTGGTCTTGGAGCATGA
- a CDS encoding hypothetical protein (EggNog:ENOG41~MEROPS:MER0000344), translating to MRFTLSKFIGLALVTSALASPVGNDELVVRDTILEPSSDSSIIEGRAPSSSANYLIYPKANAVKKDVEAFTKSLQSQAGEAKVDTLTDVNGKLLAWYATLSASQVAAINKSSVVSVNIANKVGSIAPDAPLKTKAKSSVITKRALKTDKKAQPELQMFSTAPGKKSSGYIYDEKAGQGVTIYVLDEGFNLKHKEFTSSPGRKRWIFSKGASGENDPDGHGSCCASKALGSTVGVARKADLVAVKLQLTSWSLLKAWQAVVLDVQQNRLQGKAVVSNSKASIGWTVDRNEKWFRDALETLLKNLEALDVVVVSSSGNFGSHIDVSTYPSLFSDRIPIIVTGAVDNKGNLDPFSQGGPLVTTTAPGVAVKCAAMSGTSAYQAGEESTGTSFSTPAVAGLAAYFLSLDSLRPRLQVPGSVARKVKALIQEHHYTRVSGGPKVAWNAQSLLRN from the exons atgaGATTCACTCTTTCCAAGTTCATAGGCCTAGCCCTAGTTACTTCAGCCCTTGCATCTCCTGTGGGGAACGACGAGTTGGTAGTGAGAGATACAATTCTCGAGCCAAGTTCTGACTCCTCAATCATCGAGGGCCGAGCTCCCAGTAGCTCTGCCAACTACCTCATCTACCCAAAGGCCAATGCAGTCAAGAAGGATGTCGAAGCATTCACCAAAAGCCTTCAATCGCAGGCCGGCGAGGCCAAGGTGGACACTCTCACCGATGTGAATGGCAAGCTTCTAGCTTGGTACGCTACACTCAGCGCAAGCCAGGTTGCCGCTATCAATAAAAGCAGTGTT GTCTCCGTTAACATTGCGAACAAGGTCGGATCAATTGCTCCTGATGCGCcgctcaagaccaaggcgAAATCATCCGTAATTACCAAACGTGCTCTAAAGACCGATAAAAAGGCTCAGCCTGAGCTTCAGATGTTCTCAACTGCTCCTGGCAAGAAATCTTCTGGCTACATTTATGATGAGAAGGCCGGCCAAGGCGTCACTATCTATGTCCTTGACGAAggcttcaacctcaaacacAAG GAATTCACCTCGTCTCCTGGTAGAAAGAGGTGGATCTTCTCCAAGGGCGCCTCCGGTGAGAATGACCCCGACGGCCACGGTTCCTGCTGTGCATCCAAGGCTCTTGGAAGCACGGTTGGAGTTGCGCGGAAAGCGGATCTCGTAGCTGTCAAGCTCCAGTTGACTTCTTGGTCGCTTCTCAAGGCATGGCAAGCAGTTGTCTTGGATGTTCAGCAGAACAGACTCCAAGGAAAGGCTGTTGTGAGCAACTCAAAGGCTT CTATTGGTTGGACTGTCGATCGTAACGAAAAGTGGTTCCGAGATGCCCTCGAGACTCTCCTGAAGAACCTTGAGGCTCtggatgttgttgtcgtGAGCTCGTCTGGAAACTTCGGG TCTCATATTGATGTCAGCACATATCCATCGCTTTTCTCCGACCGAATTCCGATCATTGTTACTGGAGCTGTCGATAACAAAGGAAATCTTGATCCGTTCTCCCAGGGCGGCCCTCTCGTCACCACCACTGCCCCTGGAGTCGCCGTCAAGTGCGCTGCTATGAGTGGCACATCAGCTTACCAGGCTGGTGAAGAGTCAACCGGAACCTCCTTCT CTACacctgctgttgctggattGGCAGCCTATTTCCTATCGCTTGACTCCTTGAGACCTCGACTTCAAGTCCCTGGTTCAGTAGCTAGGAAAGTCAAGGCACTTATTCAGGAGCATCACTACACACGCGTCTCAGGTGGACCCAAGGTTGCATGGAACGCGCAGAGTCTTCTGAGGAACTGA
- a CDS encoding hypothetical protein (EggNog:ENOG41) translates to MSPHASPGELQPLLQNMDINKKNPDVEAGRESPTIEPTLPTNNVDAKADDYENRNVGTLNRRLKSRHVQFLALSGAIGTGLFVGSGQVLSLAGPLSAFLAYTITGFNIYCVLNSVGEMASWLPIPGPVPIFAARFVDPALGFALAWNYWYQFAIGVPIEVTVSAVIVNYWHHNIPQVALITLFYFTMVILNCLPVRIYGEAEFVFGAIKLLTIVGLIILMFIITVGGGPSGEAIGFRYWNHPGPMNEYLKDGALGRFLAFVKVFITATFSYGGSEMVVMASGETENPRRNIPKAIRRVFWRIAIFYVLSIFLVGLCVSSKDPNLLNAINKSAPGAAQSPFVIAIRNSGIKILPSIINAVILTSAWSSGNSLFYASTRVLYAAALDGKAPRILTWERFGVPYLCVGVTTIFGLLVYLNVSNSGSEVFFWLSNLSGVGALIIWASVSFTYLRFYYCLSHHGIDRNTLPFKSPFQPFLAYFSFCFCTIVAIFNGFDAFFPGRFSAKTFLPPYINIPIFLVLIFGYKWIKKSKYVKYSEMDLWSGKAEIDRLEHTWPIVQPRNWLERIWFWIA, encoded by the coding sequence ATGTCTCCTCACGCATCGCCAGGAGAGCTACAGCCACTGCTGCAGAACATGgatatcaacaagaagaacccCGATGTAGAAGCTGGCAGGGAGTCGCCCACCATCGAACCAACACTGCCGACCAACAACGTCGATGCTAAGGCTGATGATTACGAGAACCGAAATGTCGGTACTTTGAACCGCAGGCTCAAGTCTCGGCATGTTCAGTTCCTTGCTTTGTCTGGTGCCATTGGCACGGGCCTTTTCGTTGGTAGTGGTCAGGTTCTGTCACTTGCTGGACCCCTCTCTGCGTTTTTGGCGTACACTATCACGGGCTTCAACATCTACTGTGTGTTGAATAGTGTTGGTGAGATGGCATCATGGCTTCCCATCCCAGGCCCCGTTCCCATCTTTGCTGCCCGTTTCGTCGACCCTGCTCTTGGGTTCGCTCTTGCTTGGAACTACTGGTACCAATTTGCTATTGGTGTTCCAATTGAGGTCACTGTCTCGGCTGTCATCGTCAATTACTGGCACCATAACATTCCCCAAGTTGCATTGATCACACTCTTCTACTTTACCATGGTCATTCTCAACTGTCTACCTGTTCGGATATACGGAGAAGCCGAGTTTGTCTTCGGAGCTATCAAGTTATTGACCATTGTCGGTCTTATCATCCTCATGTTCATCATCACTGTCGGCGGCGGTCCAAGTGGTGAGGCAATCGGCTTCCGATATTGGAATCACCCCGGCCCCATGAACGAGTACCTCAAGGATGGTGCTCTCGGCCGATTCCTCGCCTTTGTCAAGGTGTTCATCACTGCAACGTTTTCCTACGGTGGTAGTGAAATGGTCGTCATGGCATCAGGGGAAACTGAGAACCCTCGTCGCAACATTCCCAAGGCCATCCGCCGTGTCTTTTGGAGAATCGCCATCTTCTACGTTCTAtccatcttcctcgtcggTCTTTGCGTTTCATCCAAAGACCCCAACcttctcaacgccatcaacaaGTCTGCTCCTGGTGCTGCCCAAAGTCCTTTCGTCATTGCTATCCGTAATAGTGGCATAAAGATTCTTCCTTCGATCATCAACGCCGTCATCCTTACATCGGCTTGGTCTTCCGGCAATTCTCTCTTCTACGCCTCCACGCGAGTACTTTATGCCGCGGCGCTTGATGGTAAAGCACCTCGCATCCTAACATGGGAAAGATTCGGTGTTCCGTATCTCTGTGTTGGTGTCACCACTATCTTTGGGCTGTTGGTGTATCTCAATGTTAGCAATAGCGGCTCCGAGGTCTTCTTCTGGTTAAGCAACCTCAGCGGCGTTGGAGCACTTATCATTTGGGCCAGTGTTTCATTCACCTACCTCCGTTTCTACTACTGCCTCAGCCACCACGGTATTGACCGAAATACTCTACCATTCAAATCACCCTTTCAACCATTCCTAGCCtacttctccttctgcttctgcaccATCGTTGCAATCTTCAACGGCTTCGATGCCTTCTTTCCCGGGCGCTTCAGCGCAAAGACATTCCTGCCCCCATACATCAACATTCCCATTTTTCTTGTTTTGATCTTCGGATACAAGTGGATCAAGAAGTCCAAGTATGTCAAGTACTCTGAGATGGATCTTTGGTCTGGAAAAGCGGAGATTGATCGCCTGGAGCATACTTGGCCCATCGTCCAACCAAGAAACTGGCTTGAGCGCATCTGGTTCTGGATCGCTTAG
- a CDS encoding hypothetical protein (EggNog:ENOG41), producing MAAKSLVVGGTGGIGYGIACRLAANSPSSTVIISGRTEPKSIPHSNIQFKQLDASSMRAIKTYTDELRASQDRFSTLVVSQGIFTTAGRTETSEGIDRKMALHYYGRQLLIRELLPSLTDDAKVLIVLDSTGGSPNKLKWDDLDLKNNFSLGNAAAHCLSMTDAMIQNYAAEQKAEGKNRHFVHALPGFVNTNIMNGLPWYMRLPLIGAGSLLGVSPDTCAEYMLNGVNEAVKNKDKNYAYVSRKGKVFEKPAWSEEQIRKVRDHTWQVVDGALAKA from the coding sequence ATGGCAGCAAAGTCTCTCGTCGTCGGCGGAACAGGCGGTATCGGCTACGGCATCGCCTGTCGCCTCGCCGCCAACTCCCCCTCATCGACCGTCATCATCAGCGGTCGCACTGAGCCAAAGAGCATACCCCACTCAAACATCCAGTTCAAGCAATTAGACGCGTCTTCCATGCGCGCCATCAAAACTTACACTGATGAACTGAGGGCCTCACAAGATCGGTTCAGTACTCTAGTTGTCTCGCAGGGCATTTTCACTACCGCTGGAAGAACAGAGACGTCTGAAGGCATTGATCGCAAGATGGCGCTTCATTACTATGGACGGCAACTCCTCATCCGCGAACTTCTTCCGTCACTCACAGATGACGCCAAGGTTTTGATTGTGCTTGATAGCACTGGTGGGAGTCCAAATAAACTCAAGTgggatgatcttgatctcaAGAACAACTTCAGCCTTGGAAACGCAGCAGCTCACTGTCTCTCCATGACAGACGCCATGATTCAGAACTACGCAGCCGAGCAGAAAGCTGAAGGAAAGAATCGACATTTCGTCCATGCGCTGCCCGGTTTTGTCAACACAAACATCATGAACGGGCTCCCTTGGTACATGCGTCTCCCTTTAATTGGCGCAGGCTCTCTCTTAGGTGTTTCGCCCGACACTTGTGCTGAGTACATGCTGAACGGCGTTAATGAAGCGGTGAaaaacaaggacaagaattACGCGTATGTGAGTCGGAAGGGAAAGGTTTTTGAGAAGCCGGCTTGGAGTGAGGAGCAGATCCGGAAAGTGAGAGATCATACCTGGCAAGTTGTCGATGGCGCATTGGCGAAGGCTTAA